Part of the Mycolicibacterium mengxianglii genome is shown below.
AGCCAACGGTCCCAGTCCGGCGCGCTGATGGTCAGTGGCATCCGGTCGTGGATCTCGGCCAGCGGACCGGCGGCATCGGTGGTGATGATGGTGCAACTCACCAGCGGGGGTTGGTCCCTGGGCGCGCCGTCGGGTCGCCATGTCGACCACAGACCGGCCATGAACAGCATCTCCCCGTCGCTGCCGTACATGTAGAACGGCGTCTTCGGCGCCTTCTTACCCGGCGCTTTCTCCCCGTTGGGTCGCCATTCGTACCAGCCGTCCATCGGGATCAGGCAGCGCTTGCTCTTGGCGGAATTACGGAACGCCGGGGACGAGGCCACCTTCTCCGCACGCGCATTGATCAGCAGCGGACCCTTGTTGTCCGGACCACCGTCGGCACCAGTCTTCACCCACGGCGGGATGAGCCCCCACCGCATCGCGCGTATCCGCCGCGTGGACTCGTCGGCGGGCTCCGAATGCCGTTTGACCACGGAGGTGATGGTCTGCGTGGGGGCGACGTTGAAATCGGGGGCGAAGTTCGCCCCGGACCCACTGTTGTCACCGGTCGTTTCGTCCAACGCCTTGATCTTCTCGGCCAGCAGCGCCGGGTCCGTGGTGACCGCAAATCGTCCGCACATATATCCCCATGGTGGCAGAGAACGCCGAAATCACAAGACAAGGCAGGATGGAGTGGTGACGACATGGACGGCCCCCTGCACCCCGACGCCCGTGCACGCGACCGTCGCGATCCCGGGCTCGAAATCACTGACAAACCGCACGTTGATCCTGGCCGCGGTCGCCGCGGCTCAAGGCCAGGGCCAATCGACCATCGCCGGCGCGCTGCGCAGCCGCGACACCGATCTGATGATCGGTGCGCTGCGGACCCTGGGTCTGACCGTCGAAGGCGACGCCGCGGCACTGACGGTCAGCGGGTCGCTGGCTCCATCCGCGGGCGCCACCGTGGATTGCGGACTGGCAGGCACTGTCCTGCGGTTCGTTCCGGCGCTGGCGGCCCTGGGACCCGTTGATGTGGTGTTCGACGGCGACGAGCAGGCCCGGGCCCGCCCGATCGCGCCGCTGCTGGGGGCGTTGCGCTCCCTGGGGGTGGACATCGACAACGACTCGATGCCCTTCCGGGTGGCCGGTACGGGCGGGGTCAAGGGCGGCACGGTCGAGATCGACGCGTCGGCGTCCTCGCAGTTCGTCTCCGGGCTGTTGCTCTGCGGTGCCGCGTTCGAGGAGGGGGTGACCGTCGTGCACACCGGCGACACCCTGCCCTCGGCGCCGCACATCGCCATGACGACAGCCATGCTGCGGCAGGCGGGCGTGCAGGTCGACGACAGCACCGCCAACCAGTGGCATGTCGCCCCCGGTCCGGTTGCGGCCCGGCACTGGGACGTTGAACCCGACCTCTCCGGCGCTGCGCCGTTCCTGGCCGCGGCAGTGGTCTCCGGTGGCATTGTGCGACTGACCGGCTGGCCATCGGAGAGTCTGCAGCCCGCCGATACCATTGTTTCGCTGTTCGAGATGCTCAATGCCACTGCCACACAAGCAGATACGCATCTGGAGATCAACGGCACCGCGCTGTATGAGGGGTTCGACGTCGACCTCCGCGACATCGGTGAGCTGACACCGGTGGTGGCGGTACTGGCCGCCCTGGCCACACCTGGATCGGTGTCGCAACTACGGGGCATCGCCCACCTGCGCGGCCACGAAACCGACCGGTTGGCCGCGCTGACCGCCGAGCTCAACGGACTCGGCGGCGAGTGCGAAGAGACCGCCGACGGCCTGCGGATCACCGCCACGCAGCTGCACGGCGGAACGTGGCACACCTATGCCGACCACCGGATGGCGATGGCCGGCGCCCTGGTCGGGCTACGTGTTGCCGGAGTGGAGATCGACGACATCGCAACGACAGCCAAGACGCTGCCGGAGTTTCCGCACCTGTGGTCGGACATGCTGGCCGGACAGGATTTCGGCCTGTGAACACGAGGCCGGACGCCGAACAAGGGACCCGCCGTTGAGCGGTCGCGTCTACGACGAGTCCGACGTCCGGATCCGTCCGGGCAAAGGTTCACGACCGCGTACCAAGACCCGGCCTGAACATCTCGACGCGCGGGCGGCGATGGTGGTCACCGTGGACCGGGGACGCTGGGGATGTGTGCTCGACGGTGACCCGGACCGGCCTGTCACCGCGATGCGGGCCAGGGAGCTGGGCCGAACCCCGATCGTGGTCGGTGACGACGTGGACGTGGTGGGTGATCTGTCGGGGCGGCCCGACAGCCTGGCGCGGATCGTTCGACGTGGCGAACGGCGAACGGTGTTGCGCCGCACTGCCGATGACACCGATCCCACTGAACGGGTGGTCGTCGCCAACGCCGATCAGCTGATGATCGTGGTGGCGCTGGCTGATCCGCCGCCACGCACGGGGTTCGTTGAACGGTCGTTGATTGCGGCTTACGCCGGCGGTCTGGAGCCGATTCTGTGTCTGACGAAAAGTGACCTCGCCGATCCCGAACCGTTCGCGGCGCAATTCGCCGATCTCGATCTGAGGGTGACCACGGCGGGACGCGACGATCCGCTCGAGACCGTGGAGCCATTGTTGACCGGCAAGCTGACGGTGCTTCTCGGCCATTCCGGTGTCGGTAAGTCGACGCTGGTGAATCGCCTTGTGCCGGATGCTTATCGGGCCACCGGGGATGTCTCCGGCGTCGGGAAGGGCAGGCACACTTCCACCCAGTCGATCGCGCTGGCATTGCGCGGCGGCGGCTGGGTGATCGATACCCCGGGTGTGCGTTCATTCGGGTTGGCCCACATCGAGACCACCGATGTGCTACTGGCGTTCTCGGACCTGGCCGAGGCGATCGCCGACTGCCCGCGGGGATGTGGCCACATGGGCCCGCCTGCCGACCCCGGATGCGCACTCGACGCGCTGACGGGGCCCGCCGCCGGGCGGGTGTTGGCCGCCCGGCGGCTGTTGGCCGTCCTCCGCGAAGGCGCCTGAGTCAGGCGCTGCGGAGCTCCTGCTCGATATTGCGAATGTCGTTGCGCGCCTTTGCCGCTCGCCCCGAGTTGCGCCATGAGCGCACCGTCGCGATGGCGGTCTTGAGCCCGCGTCGACGACCCGAGGTGTCATCCACCCCGGCGAACTCCGGTCCCAGCTCGGCGAACATCCGCTCACTACGCGTCTCGGGCGCGTCGTCCGCGGTGTCGCGCAGATACTTGTTGGGCAACGACAGCTTGGCGATGGTGCGCCAGGTCTTGCCGTACTGCATCGCGAACGACCCGGTGGTGTAGGGCAGGTCGTACTTGTCGCAGATCTCCTTGACCCGGATCGAGATCTCGTGCAACCGGTTGCTGGGCAGGTCCGGATACAGGTGATGCTCGATCTGGTAGCAGAGATTGCCGCTCATGAAGCGCAGCGCCGGACCGTTCTCGAAGTTGGCGCTACCCAGCATCTGGCGCAGGTACCACTGACCCTTCGATTCACCGACCATGTCGGTCTTGGTGAATTTCTCGGCGCCGTCAGGGAAATGACCGCAGAAGATCACGGCGTTCGACCAGACATTGCGGATCACGTTGGCGACTGCGTTGGCCCGCATCGTCGACTTGAAGGTGGCCTTCGGCGACAGCGACGTCAGCGCCGGGTACGCGATGTAGTCCTTGACCACCTGCGTGCCCGCCTTGGTGGCGAACTCCCGTACCCGGACCAGGCTGGCTTCGCGGTCATCGCGACCCTTGAAGATCTTGCCGAGCTCGAGGTGCTGCAGCCCCACTCCCCATTCGAACCCGGCGGCAAGCACCGTGTTGTAGAACAGGTTGCCGAGATTGAAGGGCTTCCACCGTTGGTCCCGGGTCACGCGCAGCAGCCCGTAGCCCACGTCGTCGTCCATACCCAGGATGTTGGTGTATTTGTGGTGCATGAAGTTGTGAGTGAAGCGCCAGTGCTTGGAAGCGCCGCTCATGTCCCATTCCCAACTGGTGGAATGGATCTCGGGATCGTTCATCCAATCCCACTGGCCGTGCATGACGTTGTGGCCGATCTCCATGTTCTCGATGATCTTGGCCACGCCGAGGGTCGCCGTGCCTGCCCACCACGCTGAGCGCTTCGAGCTGGCGGTGAGCATCAGGCGACCTGCTACTTCGAGTGCACGCTGCGCCGCGATGGTGCGGCGGATATAACGCGAATCGCGTTCCCCACGGGAGTCTTCGATGTCCTGCCGGATGGCGTCGAGCTCAACGGCCAGGCTCTCGATGTCCGCGTCAGTCAAATGGGCGAACTCTGGTACGTCTGTGATTGCCATTGTTTCCCTCCTTCCGGGTCCCTACGCTACCGTAACCTACGGCTCCGTAGGTTACTAGCCGGTAAATGTCATACGTCCACTACGCAGTCACCGGATGCTGCCGACACACACGTCTGAATGCGCGTCCCCGGCTCGTGCTCGACGCCGGTGCGCAAGTCTCGGACGTGCCCGTCCACCAGCGTGACCACGCACGACTGGCAGATACCCATTCGGCAGCCGAACGGCATCTGCACTCCGGCGTTCTCGCCGGCGTCCATCAACGGCGTTGCCCCGTCGACGGCTACAGACCTTCCGCTGCGGCCGAACGTCACGGTGCCGCCCGCCCCATGCGGGGCCGCGCGAGAAACCGCGAAACGCTCTTGGTGCAGTCGATCGGCCACCCCCGCAGCCGCCCATACTTTGGCGGCGTCGTCCAACATTCCCTCCGGACCGCATGCCCAGGTTTGGCGGGACTGCCAGTCCGGCACTTCGTCTGCCAACCGCCCCAGATCGAGACGGCCCTGCGTCCGGGTAGCCCTAACTCGGAACCGGTAAACCGGGTGGGCCTCGGCGAGCGCGGCGAGTTCGTCGGCGAACATCACGTCGTCAGCGGTCGGCGCCGAGTGGATGTGCTCGATGTCAACGATCTGGTCGCGACGCTGCAGCGTGCGCAGCATCGACATGATCGGCGTGATCCCCGATCCTGCCGTCAGGAACAACACCGAGGGTGGAGCGGGGTCGGGCATGACGAAGTTGCCTTGAGGGGCTGCCAGTCGCACGATCGTGCCGGGCGCGACCCCGCCGACCAGGTGGCTGGACAGGAACCCCTCCGGCATCGCCTTGACCGTGATGGTGATGGTCCGGGTACCGGTGACCGGTGACGACGTCAGCGAGTACGACCGCCACCGCCAACGGCCCTCGATCAGGACCCCGATGCCGATGTACTGGCCGGGTTCGTAATCAAAGGAGAACCCCCACCCCGGTTTGATCACCAGGGTCGCGGAGTCCTCGGTTT
Proteins encoded:
- a CDS encoding SOS response-associated peptidase, whose amino-acid sequence is MCGRFAVTTDPALLAEKIKALDETTGDNSGSGANFAPDFNVAPTQTITSVVKRHSEPADESTRRIRAMRWGLIPPWVKTGADGGPDNKGPLLINARAEKVASSPAFRNSAKSKRCLIPMDGWYEWRPNGEKAPGKKAPKTPFYMYGSDGEMLFMAGLWSTWRPDGAPRDQPPLVSCTIITTDAAGPLAEIHDRMPLTISAPDWDRWLDPDAPIDEGLLRGHGDLDRIALRQVSTLVNSIRNNGPELIEPAEPEPEQATLL
- the aroA gene encoding 3-phosphoshikimate 1-carboxyvinyltransferase, translated to MTTWTAPCTPTPVHATVAIPGSKSLTNRTLILAAVAAAQGQGQSTIAGALRSRDTDLMIGALRTLGLTVEGDAAALTVSGSLAPSAGATVDCGLAGTVLRFVPALAALGPVDVVFDGDEQARARPIAPLLGALRSLGVDIDNDSMPFRVAGTGGVKGGTVEIDASASSQFVSGLLLCGAAFEEGVTVVHTGDTLPSAPHIAMTTAMLRQAGVQVDDSTANQWHVAPGPVAARHWDVEPDLSGAAPFLAAAVVSGGIVRLTGWPSESLQPADTIVSLFEMLNATATQADTHLEINGTALYEGFDVDLRDIGELTPVVAVLAALATPGSVSQLRGIAHLRGHETDRLAALTAELNGLGGECEETADGLRITATQLHGGTWHTYADHRMAMAGALVGLRVAGVEIDDIATTAKTLPEFPHLWSDMLAGQDFGL
- the rsgA gene encoding ribosome small subunit-dependent GTPase A, with the translated sequence MSGRVYDESDVRIRPGKGSRPRTKTRPEHLDARAAMVVTVDRGRWGCVLDGDPDRPVTAMRARELGRTPIVVGDDVDVVGDLSGRPDSLARIVRRGERRTVLRRTADDTDPTERVVVANADQLMIVVALADPPPRTGFVERSLIAAYAGGLEPILCLTKSDLADPEPFAAQFADLDLRVTTAGRDDPLETVEPLLTGKLTVLLGHSGVGKSTLVNRLVPDAYRATGDVSGVGKGRHTSTQSIALALRGGGWVIDTPGVRSFGLAHIETTDVLLAFSDLAEAIADCPRGCGHMGPPADPGCALDALTGPAAGRVLAARRLLAVLREGA
- a CDS encoding fatty acid desaturase family protein encodes the protein MAITDVPEFAHLTDADIESLAVELDAIRQDIEDSRGERDSRYIRRTIAAQRALEVAGRLMLTASSKRSAWWAGTATLGVAKIIENMEIGHNVMHGQWDWMNDPEIHSTSWEWDMSGASKHWRFTHNFMHHKYTNILGMDDDVGYGLLRVTRDQRWKPFNLGNLFYNTVLAAGFEWGVGLQHLELGKIFKGRDDREASLVRVREFATKAGTQVVKDYIAYPALTSLSPKATFKSTMRANAVANVIRNVWSNAVIFCGHFPDGAEKFTKTDMVGESKGQWYLRQMLGSANFENGPALRFMSGNLCYQIEHHLYPDLPSNRLHEISIRVKEICDKYDLPYTTGSFAMQYGKTWRTIAKLSLPNKYLRDTADDAPETRSERMFAELGPEFAGVDDTSGRRRGLKTAIATVRSWRNSGRAAKARNDIRNIEQELRSA
- a CDS encoding ferredoxin reductase — encoded protein: MAKNHIKVGANIVDTTRPKVAGADRHPALHALRTIAGRITTPLLPDDYLHLANPLWSARELRGRILDVRRETEDSATLVIKPGWGFSFDYEPGQYIGIGVLIEGRWRWRSYSLTSSPVTGTRTITITVKAMPEGFLSSHLVGGVAPGTIVRLAAPQGNFVMPDPAPPSVLFLTAGSGITPIMSMLRTLQRRDQIVDIEHIHSAPTADDVMFADELAALAEAHPVYRFRVRATRTQGRLDLGRLADEVPDWQSRQTWACGPEGMLDDAAKVWAAAGVADRLHQERFAVSRAAPHGAGGTVTFGRSGRSVAVDGATPLMDAGENAGVQMPFGCRMGICQSCVVTLVDGHVRDLRTGVEHEPGTRIQTCVSAASGDCVVDV